A window from Bacillota bacterium encodes these proteins:
- a CDS encoding MerR family transcriptional regulator, which translates to MPDQVDPTRPLYTISVVADVLGLHPESLREWERRGFLRPARRSGQRLYSDDDLRRLRFIQSLTAEGLNLAGVAHILGLYPCWFFNGCPSCMRRTDRVGCAKRCWREENMYCTVALDEQPPCHTCPYRPQASCASTAAH; encoded by the coding sequence ATGCCCGACCAGGTCGATCCCACCAGACCCCTCTACACGATAAGCGTGGTAGCGGACGTCCTCGGCCTCCACCCGGAGAGCCTCCGGGAATGGGAACGACGGGGTTTCCTGAGGCCCGCCCGTCGCAGCGGTCAAAGGTTGTATTCCGACGACGACCTGCGCCGCCTGAGGTTCATTCAGAGCCTTACCGCTGAAGGCCTCAATCTGGCCGGCGTGGCCCATATCCTCGGCCTCTACCCCTGCTGGTTCTTCAACGGGTGCCCCAGTTGCATGAGGCGCACCGACCGGGTCGGGTGCGCCAAACGGTGCTGGCGGGAAGAAAACATGTACTGCACGGTGGCCCTTGACGAGCAACCCCCGTGCCATACCTGTCCCTACCGTCCGCAAGCCTCTTGCGCAAGCACTGCGGCCCACTGA
- a CDS encoding DUF2600 family protein — protein MRHWLLVSDLMYRAFPAVDRRLARYLELAGDRGIRRQDGIQARLSILTKRFHCQGGAAFACLSPARQALLDAIVALQTMSDYLDNLCDRRHPPEESRFRMLHGAMRAAVAPGPSGSHPPWLAQDRLLSTLVADCHRALTALPSHPVIHPEVSRLVNLYCDLQSYKHLPPGQRESALVRWQARQQGEKDPVGQAARDLSCHEFAAACGSTLGIFALFRLAAQPRLTRDRAGAVVQAYFPHICGLHILLDYLIDMDEDRASGDLNFVLPYGSRDSARARLIHFVRRALEKAGTLPDAWFHRLVVKGLLAMYLSDPKLGAQELEGFATNLLRAAGPPAAGLWRLCLRLRRRGIIPPNSWQPVARDPKAGTTSGSFDEWKSGT, from the coding sequence TTGCGCCACTGGCTTCTGGTATCTGATCTGATGTATCGGGCCTTCCCGGCGGTGGACAGACGACTGGCACGCTATCTGGAGCTGGCGGGCGACCGGGGCATCCGGCGTCAGGACGGCATCCAGGCCCGCCTGAGCATCCTGACCAAGCGATTCCACTGCCAGGGCGGGGCCGCCTTCGCCTGCCTGAGCCCAGCACGGCAGGCGCTGCTCGATGCCATCGTGGCCCTGCAGACCATGTCCGACTATCTCGACAACCTGTGCGACCGCCGGCATCCGCCGGAGGAATCACGCTTCCGCATGTTGCACGGCGCCATGCGGGCGGCGGTGGCGCCCGGCCCGTCCGGTTCGCACCCTCCGTGGCTGGCACAGGATCGGCTTCTCTCCACTCTGGTGGCCGATTGCCATCGCGCCCTCACCGCCCTGCCATCCCACCCGGTGATCCACCCCGAAGTGAGCCGGCTGGTGAACCTCTACTGCGACCTGCAATCATACAAACACCTGCCCCCGGGCCAGCGCGAGTCCGCCCTGGTGAGGTGGCAGGCCCGGCAGCAAGGGGAAAAGGACCCGGTGGGGCAGGCCGCCCGGGACCTGTCCTGCCACGAGTTTGCGGCCGCCTGTGGGTCCACCCTGGGGATTTTCGCCCTGTTCCGCCTGGCAGCCCAGCCGCGGCTCACCCGCGACCGCGCCGGGGCGGTAGTGCAGGCTTACTTTCCCCACATCTGCGGCCTGCACATCCTGCTCGATTACCTCATCGACATGGACGAGGACCGGGCCAGCGGCGACCTCAACTTCGTTCTCCCTTACGGTAGCCGCGACTCAGCCCGCGCCCGGCTGATCCACTTCGTCCGCCGGGCCCTGGAGAAGGCCGGCACCCTTCCGGACGCCTGGTTCCACCGCCTCGTGGTGAAAGGGCTGCTGGCCATGTACCTCTCCGATCCCAAGCTCGGAGCGCAGGAGCTCGAGGGATTCGCCACCAACCTCCTGCGGGCCGCGGGGCCTCCGGCGGCAGGCCTGTGGCGTCTCTGCCTGAGGCTGCGCCGCCGCGGGATTATACCCCCGAACTCCTGGCAACCGGTCGCCAGGGACCCGAAGGCGGGAACAACTTCGGGGAGCTTCGACGAATGGAAAAGTGGGACGTGA
- a CDS encoding CC/Se motif family (seleno)protein: MSYEPAVYAGAPQDVHKYQEFQVDGLKVYLAKDARVARDGVKISLWGIGPWKRILVDGLLR, from the coding sequence GTGTCATATGAGCCTGCCGTGTATGCAGGTGCCCCCCAGGATGTCCACAAGTATCAGGAGTTCCAGGTCGACGGTCTGAAGGTCTATCTGGCCAAAGATGCCCGCGTTGCGCGCGACGGAGTCAAGATCTCACTGTGGGGCATTGGCCCCTGGAAGCGCATACTGGTCGACGGGCTGCTCAGGTAA
- a CDS encoding TusE/DsrC/DsvC family sulfur relay protein has product MQLLEHGLARVQLDEHGFLVDPDGWDEALARRMAKEEGIPELSEDHWKVLYYVRQHVAMFGAPPWVKDICRVTGMSATALAVLFPQRPVQTACRVAGVKWFPELGYLGCGTDPA; this is encoded by the coding sequence GTGCAGCTATTGGAGCACGGTTTGGCCAGGGTGCAGCTGGACGAACATGGTTTCCTGGTCGATCCGGACGGATGGGACGAAGCATTGGCCCGGCGAATGGCCAAAGAAGAAGGGATTCCGGAGCTAAGCGAAGATCACTGGAAGGTGCTGTATTACGTCCGTCAGCACGTCGCCATGTTCGGGGCGCCGCCCTGGGTCAAGGACATCTGCCGGGTTACGGGGATGAGTGCGACTGCCCTTGCGGTCCTGTTCCCCCAGCGTCCCGTGCAGACTGCCTGTCGGGTGGCGGGTGTGAAGTGGTTCCCCGAGCTGGGGTACCTGGGGTGCGGCACCGACCCTGCGTAG
- a CDS encoding polyprenyl synthetase family protein, whose translation MFANLGGEGRPITPDFEAAMREALRSSSPAVAAAVGHLMGASGKRLRPLLVHLAASFGDAPPTAVRDVAVAAELIHLASLVHDDILDGAAHRRGQAALHVLHGEGAATLVGDFLFSRAFGLLARHAHFGVVATLTAAIARMCEGELDQRARRGDLAVTAGEYLERAANKTGALMAACARAGAQVAGLPEPWQDCLHRYGLYLGCAFQVIDDVLDFTAETATMGKPVRLDLRRGVITLPVICALDHPACGPGLRRLLASLNGEGDDRVAEACRLVAMSGGLDRAADAATGLLRNARSHLDGLPSGAARAALEHLAVQLAARLPTSEVRGGMPTAVRS comes from the coding sequence GTGTTCGCCAACCTAGGCGGGGAGGGACGGCCGATCACGCCCGACTTCGAGGCAGCCATGCGGGAGGCCTTGCGGAGCTCCAGCCCGGCGGTGGCAGCGGCGGTGGGACACCTCATGGGTGCCTCCGGCAAGAGGCTGCGTCCCCTGCTCGTCCATCTTGCTGCTTCGTTCGGTGATGCGCCGCCCACCGCGGTGAGGGACGTGGCCGTGGCGGCCGAGTTGATCCACCTGGCGTCCCTGGTGCACGACGACATCCTGGACGGGGCAGCCCACAGGCGGGGTCAGGCCGCCCTCCACGTGCTGCACGGGGAGGGGGCCGCTACCCTGGTGGGTGATTTCCTGTTCTCCCGCGCCTTCGGCCTGCTCGCCCGCCACGCTCATTTCGGGGTGGTGGCCACCCTCACGGCAGCCATTGCCCGGATGTGCGAGGGGGAACTGGACCAGCGCGCCCGTCGCGGCGATCTGGCCGTAACCGCCGGCGAGTACCTGGAGCGGGCGGCGAACAAGACCGGGGCCCTGATGGCCGCCTGTGCGAGGGCGGGAGCGCAGGTAGCCGGGCTGCCGGAGCCCTGGCAGGACTGCCTCCACCGCTACGGGCTCTACCTGGGCTGCGCCTTTCAGGTAATAGATGACGTGCTCGACTTCACCGCCGAGACGGCGACCATGGGAAAGCCGGTGCGCCTGGACCTGCGGCGCGGGGTCATCACCCTGCCCGTGATCTGTGCCCTGGATCACCCTGCGTGCGGGCCTGGGCTGCGCCGCTTACTCGCCAGCCTCAACGGCGAAGGTGATGACCGGGTGGCCGAAGCCTGCCGCCTGGTGGCGATGTCGGGCGGCCTGGACCGCGCCGCCGACGCCGCCACGGGGTTGCTGCGCAATGCGCGCTCCCACCTGGACGGCCTTCCCTCGGGGGCGGCACGGGCGGCCTTGGAGCATCTCGCTGTGCAACTGGCAGCAAGGCTGCCCACCTCGGAGGTCCGGGGTGGCATGCCGACAGCGGTCCGATCTTGA
- a CDS encoding (Fe-S)-binding protein, protein MGKAITTRELAAADRQLVRLDPADFVPLPPPYDGAEGQPPLRSLTESQKQRLDDSLDGFTALRLPHPQNREEEEQLVRRFLDGVRRLLSADDNWTFLGPLMLRLDYCAKCQTCAEACPIYLASGRQEIYRPTFRSELLRRIIKKYLAPGGRIWSGFQGADIDLNWRTVARLGELAYRCTLCRRCAQVCPIGIGNALITREIRKVFSQEMGLAPAELHRLGTVQQLKTGSSTGMTPAALMDSIELMQEEVEEKTGMRFEWPVDREGADILLIHNAGEFLSWPENPEAFAIVLEKAGISWTLSSELVGYDAVNYGVWYDDVQFARIARRHAEVARKLKVKKIVIGECGHAHKALTVVADRILGGEFNIPRESCLTLLDHLVSSGRLQLDPRRNDFPVTLHDPCNIVRLMGIVEPQRRILRRIAPGFREMSPSGTQNYCCGGGSGFAIMDGLNFPDWRSGVAGRMKFKQILEAFAGELHPSVPKYVCAPCSNCKGQLRGLLDYFHATRKCGIYYGGLVELIVNAMADIEQPFITFDAELIPAVPA, encoded by the coding sequence ATGGGGAAAGCCATCACCACGCGCGAACTGGCCGCAGCGGACCGTCAACTGGTCCGCCTCGATCCCGCCGATTTCGTGCCCCTGCCGCCGCCCTATGACGGCGCCGAGGGCCAGCCCCCCCTGCGATCACTGACGGAAAGCCAGAAGCAACGCCTGGACGATTCCCTGGACGGGTTCACCGCCCTGCGGCTGCCCCATCCCCAGAACCGGGAAGAGGAAGAGCAGCTGGTACGCCGGTTCCTCGACGGCGTGAGGAGGCTCCTTTCCGCCGACGACAACTGGACTTTCCTCGGCCCCCTCATGTTGCGCCTGGACTACTGCGCCAAGTGCCAGACCTGTGCCGAGGCCTGTCCCATCTATCTGGCCAGTGGCCGGCAAGAAATTTACCGGCCCACCTTCCGGTCGGAGTTGCTGAGGAGAATTATCAAGAAGTACCTGGCCCCGGGCGGGCGGATCTGGAGTGGGTTTCAGGGCGCCGACATCGACCTCAACTGGCGTACGGTGGCCCGCCTGGGGGAACTGGCATACCGGTGCACCCTGTGCCGGCGGTGCGCGCAGGTTTGCCCCATAGGCATCGGCAACGCCCTCATCACCCGGGAGATCCGCAAGGTGTTCAGCCAGGAGATGGGCCTGGCCCCCGCGGAGCTGCACAGGCTGGGCACCGTGCAGCAACTGAAGACCGGATCGAGCACCGGCATGACTCCGGCGGCCCTCATGGACAGCATCGAGCTGATGCAGGAAGAAGTGGAGGAGAAGACGGGCATGAGGTTCGAGTGGCCCGTCGACAGGGAGGGTGCCGACATCCTCCTCATCCACAACGCCGGCGAGTTCCTGTCCTGGCCCGAAAACCCGGAGGCGTTCGCCATCGTCCTGGAGAAGGCGGGGATAAGCTGGACCCTCTCCAGCGAGCTGGTCGGCTATGACGCCGTAAACTATGGGGTGTGGTACGATGACGTCCAGTTCGCCCGCATCGCCCGCAGGCATGCGGAAGTGGCCAGGAAGCTCAAGGTCAAGAAGATCGTCATCGGCGAGTGCGGCCATGCCCACAAGGCCCTCACCGTGGTAGCCGACCGCATCCTGGGCGGAGAGTTCAACATCCCCCGCGAGAGCTGTCTCACCCTGCTGGACCACTTGGTTTCCAGCGGCCGGCTGCAGCTGGACCCGCGGCGCAACGATTTCCCGGTGACGCTGCACGACCCCTGCAACATCGTGCGGCTGATGGGAATCGTTGAGCCCCAACGGCGCATCCTGCGCAGAATCGCCCCCGGGTTCCGCGAGATGAGCCCGAGCGGTACCCAGAACTACTGCTGCGGGGGCGGCAGCGGCTTTGCCATCATGGACGGTCTCAACTTTCCCGACTGGCGCAGCGGGGTGGCGGGCCGGATGAAGTTCAAACAGATCCTGGAGGCTTTCGCCGGAGAGCTGCATCCTTCCGTACCCAAGTACGTGTGCGCCCCCTGCTCCAACTGCAAGGGTCAGCTGCGGGGCCTGCTCGATTACTTCCACGCCACCCGGAAGTGCGGGATCTATTACGGCGGTCTGGTGGAGCTGATCGTGAATGCCATGGCCGACATCGAGCAGCCCTTCATCACCTTCGACGCCGAACTGATCCCGGCCGTCCCCGCCTGA
- a CDS encoding metallophosphoesterase family protein — translation MRIGVVSDTHVPDHQRAIPEAILRGLRGVDLIIHAGDLTTLAVLDVLGQIAPVHAVSGNMDAPEVRNRLEKTRIMQVAGKTIGVMHGQGPPGDTEALARQNFPEADVVVFGHTHRPFLERRGRTLIFNPGPAARTLWGKASYGILHIEDDPGAPVKAEIRPI, via the coding sequence ATGAGGATCGGGGTTGTGTCGGATACCCACGTGCCTGATCACCAGAGGGCGATTCCCGAGGCCATCCTGCGGGGGCTTCGCGGGGTGGACCTGATCATCCACGCCGGGGATCTCACTACCCTGGCCGTGCTGGATGTTCTGGGTCAGATTGCCCCGGTCCATGCGGTTTCCGGGAACATGGATGCGCCCGAGGTTCGCAACAGGCTCGAGAAGACCAGGATCATGCAGGTGGCGGGAAAGACCATCGGGGTGATGCATGGACAGGGGCCTCCCGGAGATACGGAGGCCCTTGCCCGACAGAACTTCCCCGAGGCAGACGTGGTCGTTTTCGGCCACACCCACCGTCCTTTTCTCGAACGCCGCGGCAGGACCCTCATCTTCAACCCGGGTCCTGCCGCGCGCACTCTGTGGGGCAAGGCATCTTACGGGATTCTGCACATCGAGGACGACCCGGGGGCGCCCGTCAAGGCCGAGATTCGCCCCATTTGA
- a CDS encoding NAD(P)/FAD-dependent oxidoreductase, with the protein MEKWDVIVIGGGPAGSQAAYECASRGMRTLLVDRNRFPREKPCGGGVSLAAENLLGECLPARVAEVRCRLLRTVHRGWKRELDYPHPFLASVRRTIFDQCLVERAIAAGAEVRDGLEAEWIDARAGHTQIQLRTTDPSPPQRENGATGRMEVRRPAQTSSCVATIVADGVAGRVSRALRGRWRPGALALCYTAEAEWDGHADDPYRQEGIEVHYAFVPMGYGWLFPKRNSIYAGLGAHLPAAGGLRHAFTEFARLNRLRFCSPVRTALVPVGGVALKVAGDGWLLAGDAAGLADPFSGEGIRYALSSGRLAGQALAACLEQGMPPTAAALAAYSRSLRTAFGTHLALARLMFTLLHRFPRALLAIYFCHDEPFRRTLDILAGRAAYADLLRWILPRLPLLALVGPAPPTGAGRHPTS; encoded by the coding sequence ATGGAAAAGTGGGACGTGATCGTGATCGGGGGCGGACCGGCCGGGTCCCAGGCCGCGTACGAGTGTGCCTCCCGCGGCATGCGCACCCTGCTCGTGGACCGGAACCGCTTCCCCCGGGAAAAGCCCTGCGGAGGAGGGGTTTCCCTGGCCGCCGAGAACCTGCTGGGCGAGTGCCTGCCCGCCCGGGTGGCCGAGGTCCGCTGCCGTCTTCTGCGCACCGTCCACCGGGGGTGGAAGAGGGAATTGGACTATCCCCATCCGTTCCTGGCCTCCGTGCGGCGGACCATTTTCGATCAGTGTCTCGTCGAGCGTGCCATAGCCGCCGGAGCAGAGGTGCGTGACGGCCTGGAGGCCGAATGGATCGATGCCCGGGCCGGTCATACCCAGATACAGCTGCGCACCACCGACCCGTCCCCTCCGCAACGCGAGAACGGGGCAACGGGGCGAATGGAAGTGCGGAGGCCAGCCCAAACGTCTTCCTGCGTAGCAACCATCGTAGCAGACGGCGTGGCGGGCAGGGTCTCCCGGGCTCTCCGGGGGCGCTGGCGTCCCGGGGCCCTGGCTCTCTGCTACACTGCCGAGGCCGAATGGGACGGGCACGCTGACGACCCCTACCGGCAGGAAGGCATAGAGGTCCACTACGCCTTCGTCCCCATGGGTTACGGCTGGCTGTTCCCCAAGCGCAACTCCATATACGCTGGACTGGGCGCACACCTGCCCGCGGCAGGCGGGCTGAGGCACGCCTTCACCGAGTTCGCCCGGCTGAACCGCCTCCGCTTCTGTTCCCCGGTCCGTACCGCCCTCGTCCCAGTGGGAGGCGTGGCCCTGAAGGTGGCGGGTGACGGCTGGCTCCTGGCGGGCGACGCGGCCGGTCTGGCCGATCCCTTCAGCGGGGAAGGCATCCGCTATGCCCTGAGCTCGGGGCGGCTGGCCGGTCAGGCGCTTGCCGCCTGCCTGGAGCAGGGCATGCCACCCACGGCTGCCGCTCTAGCCGCCTATTCTCGCTCTCTGCGCACGGCTTTCGGAACCCACCTGGCCCTTGCCAGGCTCATGTTCACCCTGCTCCACCGCTTCCCGCGGGCTCTGCTTGCCATCTACTTCTGCCACGACGAACCCTTCCGGCGGACTCTGGACATACTGGCCGGTCGCGCCGCCTACGCCGACCTCCTGCGATGGATTCTGCCTCGCCTCCCCCTGCTCGCCCTTGTCGGCCCTGCACCCCCCACCGGTGCGGGCCGGCACCCGACGTCCTGA
- a CDS encoding nitrate reductase gamma subunit, with translation MSVSQGFCLLCVAVFALGLAVRAVRYSRAPMHLRWELYPVPHEAGKPYGGSYYEEPDWWRRPRKTSFLGDLKVMLSEIFLHAGLWHHNRKMWMVSYPFHLGIYCVAVFLLLLAAGGVAGAAGPLPGGPAAAASSGLAPAILHYLTLGFGLAGMLLVILGGLGVLARRLANRDLRSLTAPADYFNVGFILALAVTWFVTWLCVDPSFALARGFVRGVFDSAPATPVPPAVAGEMVLLGLFLVYLPFTHMSHFIGKWFTYHHVRWDDSPNLGPAYERKVAAALNRPVGWSAPHISNPGKKKTWAELAREVE, from the coding sequence TTGTCTGTTTCCCAGGGGTTTTGCCTGTTGTGTGTGGCAGTCTTCGCGCTGGGCCTGGCGGTGAGGGCGGTACGCTACTCCCGCGCCCCCATGCACCTGCGGTGGGAACTGTACCCCGTTCCCCACGAGGCGGGGAAGCCCTACGGCGGGTCGTACTACGAAGAGCCGGATTGGTGGAGGCGGCCCCGGAAGACATCGTTCTTGGGCGACCTGAAGGTCATGCTTTCTGAGATATTCCTGCATGCGGGGCTCTGGCACCACAACCGCAAGATGTGGATGGTTTCCTATCCCTTTCACCTGGGCATCTACTGCGTGGCCGTCTTCCTGCTCCTGCTGGCGGCGGGTGGGGTGGCGGGAGCGGCCGGACCGTTACCCGGGGGTCCCGCCGCAGCCGCCAGCTCCGGCCTCGCGCCGGCCATCCTGCACTACCTGACCCTCGGTTTCGGCCTGGCCGGCATGCTGCTGGTGATTCTGGGAGGTCTGGGTGTCCTGGCCAGGCGGTTGGCGAACCGGGATTTACGGTCTCTGACCGCACCGGCGGACTACTTCAACGTGGGCTTCATCCTGGCGCTGGCGGTAACCTGGTTTGTCACCTGGCTGTGCGTTGACCCATCCTTTGCCCTGGCCCGGGGCTTCGTGCGGGGAGTTTTCGACTCGGCTCCCGCCACCCCCGTCCCGCCCGCCGTGGCCGGCGAAATGGTGCTGCTCGGGCTGTTCCTGGTCTACCTGCCCTTCACCCACATGAGCCACTTCATCGGCAAGTGGTTCACCTACCATCACGTGCGCTGGGACGACAGTCCCAACCTGGGGCCCGCATACGAGCGAAAGGTTGCCGCCGCCCTGAACCGGCCGGTGGGGTGGTCCGCCCCCCACATATCCAATCCCGGGAAGAAAAAGACGTGGGCTGAACTGGCCCGCGAGGTGGAGTGA
- a CDS encoding IS110 family transposase: MEVMHERCAGLDVHKKVITACLIVPGPDGKPKKETRTFGTMTRDILMLSDWLSRAGCTHVAMESTGVYWKPVYNILEANFEVVLANAAHIKNVPGRKTDISDAEWIADLLRHGLIRGSFIPPEPIRELRDLTRYRTSLTRQKASEVNRLQKILEDANIKLASVATDVTGVSARAILHELLRGEMDAESMAQLARGRMRKKIPDLQRALEGFLKPHHRLIISQILAHIDYLDEAIAELDREIEERMRPFEADARRLDGVPGLDVKAIQGIIAEIGVDMTVFPSDRHIASWAGVCPGNNESAGKRKSGKTTKGNPWLKSLLVQAAHAAGRSKGNYLSSLYHRLAARKGKKRAAVAVAHAILTIVYHILRDKTVYRDLGADYFDRLDREAVARRLTKRLEALGYKVDLQDLECAA, translated from the coding sequence ATGGAAGTGATGCACGAACGGTGCGCAGGCCTGGACGTCCACAAGAAGGTCATCACCGCGTGCCTTATTGTACCGGGCCCGGACGGCAAGCCGAAGAAGGAAACGCGGACCTTCGGGACGATGACCAGGGACATCCTCATGCTTTCGGACTGGCTCTCCCGGGCCGGGTGCACTCACGTGGCCATGGAGAGCACGGGGGTCTATTGGAAACCCGTGTACAACATCCTGGAGGCGAACTTTGAGGTAGTTTTGGCGAACGCGGCGCACATAAAGAACGTCCCCGGCAGGAAGACCGACATCTCCGATGCGGAGTGGATTGCCGATCTGCTCCGCCACGGGCTGATCAGGGGAAGCTTCATTCCCCCCGAGCCCATCCGGGAACTGAGGGATCTGACCAGGTACCGGACCAGCCTGACCCGCCAGAAGGCTTCCGAGGTGAACAGGCTCCAGAAGATCCTGGAGGACGCCAACATAAAGCTCGCGTCCGTGGCTACTGATGTCACCGGGGTCTCTGCGCGGGCGATCCTGCACGAGCTTCTGCGGGGAGAGATGGACGCCGAGTCCATGGCACAATTGGCACGGGGCAGGATGAGGAAGAAGATCCCCGATCTGCAAAGGGCCCTGGAGGGCTTCCTGAAGCCGCATCACCGGCTCATAATCTCCCAGATCCTTGCTCATATCGACTACCTCGACGAGGCCATTGCGGAGCTTGACCGGGAAATCGAGGAGAGGATGCGCCCTTTTGAGGCTGACGCGCGCAGGCTCGATGGCGTGCCTGGCCTGGACGTGAAAGCTATCCAGGGCATAATTGCGGAGATCGGTGTGGACATGACTGTCTTCCCTTCGGACCGGCACATCGCCTCCTGGGCGGGGGTGTGCCCGGGGAACAACGAATCCGCCGGCAAGCGGAAATCCGGGAAGACCACCAAGGGGAACCCATGGCTCAAATCTTTGCTCGTGCAAGCCGCCCACGCTGCCGGCAGGTCCAAGGGTAACTACCTCTCTTCGTTGTACCACCGGCTCGCCGCCAGAAAAGGCAAGAAGAGGGCAGCCGTTGCGGTAGCGCACGCCATTCTCACCATTGTCTACCATATCCTCAGGGACAAGACGGTGTACCGGGACCTTGGCGCGGACTACTTTGACAGGCTGGACCGGGAGGCGGTGGCCAGGCGCCTGACCAAGAGGCTTGAAGCGCTCGGCTACAAAGTTGACCTCCAGGATCTGGAGTGCGCGGCGTAG
- a CDS encoding DUF302 domain-containing protein, translating to MGYPFAYTVCTPKAFDDAVAVVERKVAEKGMRVQHVHDVQATLASKGYQIKPLKIIEVCDAPHAHAVLSKDVMISLMMPCKINVFVRDGTTWITALRPTVLAQFFPGAGLDTVAREVDAILVSIVDEAA from the coding sequence GTGGGATACCCCTTCGCTTACACCGTCTGTACCCCGAAGGCGTTCGACGATGCTGTGGCTGTCGTCGAGCGGAAGGTGGCCGAGAAAGGCATGCGGGTCCAGCACGTCCACGACGTGCAGGCCACCCTCGCCAGCAAGGGCTACCAGATCAAACCCTTGAAGATCATTGAGGTTTGCGATGCGCCCCACGCCCACGCCGTGCTCAGCAAGGACGTCATGATCTCCCTCATGATGCCGTGTAAGATCAACGTCTTCGTGCGCGACGGCACCACATGGATAACTGCCCTGCGGCCAACCGTGCTGGCCCAGTTCTTCCCGGGAGCAGGACTCGACACCGTCGCCCGCGAGGTCGACGCCATACTTGTGAGCATCGTCGACGAAGCGGCATAG
- the hisD gene encoding histidinol dehydrogenase: protein MGRVVLKTPAAREEGERSPVSDAVADIVRQVRAGGDEALREFTRRFDGVDRASPVVGQEERRAARAIVPEEAIRDLEFAAARIREFARLQLGAISEVEEEMLPGVVVGHRLLPLQSVGVYVPGGRYPLPSTALMGIIPAREAGVERVAACSPPEGSGGVNPYALVAMEIAGADEIYCMGGAQAVAAFAYGTETVHTVDMVVGPGNRYVTEAKRQVFGRVAIDFLAGPSEVLVIADHTADPTLVAADLLAQCEHDPRARAALVTTSRTLARQVMEELDRQLAALPTSQVAKEAWETGGAVCLVSDLEEAAEVANEVAPEHLELHVSGAESLVPRLRNYGSLFLGDLAAEVFGDYAAGPNHILPTAGTARFTGGLWAGAFLKVVSYQRLSSEGAKLLAPVASRLAALEGLAAHAAAARLRIR, encoded by the coding sequence GTGGGAAGGGTTGTTCTCAAAACGCCGGCGGCGCGGGAAGAGGGGGAGCGGTCACCGGTCAGCGACGCCGTGGCGGACATCGTACGGCAGGTGAGGGCGGGCGGGGATGAGGCCCTGCGCGAGTTCACCCGTCGTTTCGACGGGGTGGATCGTGCCTCTCCGGTGGTCGGTCAGGAGGAGCGGAGGGCCGCCCGCGCCATCGTGCCCGAGGAGGCCATCCGCGACCTGGAGTTCGCCGCAGCCCGTATTCGGGAGTTCGCCCGTCTGCAATTGGGTGCCATTTCCGAGGTAGAGGAGGAAATGCTGCCGGGTGTGGTGGTGGGACACCGCCTGCTGCCCCTGCAGTCGGTGGGGGTGTATGTCCCCGGGGGCCGGTACCCGTTACCGTCCACTGCACTGATGGGGATCATTCCCGCCCGCGAGGCCGGGGTGGAGCGGGTGGCCGCCTGTTCCCCGCCGGAAGGGAGCGGGGGCGTCAACCCCTATGCCCTGGTGGCCATGGAGATCGCGGGGGCGGACGAGATCTACTGCATGGGTGGGGCCCAGGCGGTAGCGGCGTTCGCTTACGGGACGGAAACCGTTCACACCGTGGACATGGTGGTGGGACCCGGGAACCGGTATGTAACCGAGGCCAAGCGCCAGGTCTTCGGCCGGGTGGCCATCGACTTCCTGGCCGGCCCCAGCGAGGTGCTGGTGATCGCCGATCACACCGCTGACCCCACTCTCGTCGCCGCCGACCTTCTGGCCCAGTGCGAGCACGACCCCCGGGCCCGGGCCGCGCTGGTCACCACTTCCCGGACCCTGGCCCGGCAGGTAATGGAGGAACTGGACCGCCAGCTTGCCGCTCTTCCCACGTCCCAGGTGGCCAAAGAAGCGTGGGAGACGGGGGGCGCGGTGTGCCTGGTTTCTGACCTGGAGGAGGCGGCAGAGGTGGCCAATGAGGTGGCGCCCGAGCACCTGGAGCTGCACGTTTCCGGCGCGGAGAGCCTCGTCCCCCGGTTGCGGAACTACGGTTCCCTCTTCCTCGGGGACCTGGCGGCAGAAGTGTTCGGCGACTACGCCGCGGGTCCCAACCACATCCTGCCCACCGCAGGCACCGCCCGCTTCACGGGCGGGCTGTGGGCGGGCGCCTTCCTGAAGGTGGTAAGCTACCAGCGCCTGTCCTCCGAGGGTGCAAAGCTCCTGGCCCCCGTGGCCTCCCGCCTGGCTGCCCTGGAAGGACTGGCCGCCCACGCTGCCGCCGCCCGCCTCCGCATCAGGTAG